One window of Streptomyces sp. NBC_00273 genomic DNA carries:
- a CDS encoding multifunctional oxoglutarate decarboxylase/oxoglutarate dehydrogenase thiamine pyrophosphate-binding subunit/dihydrolipoyllysine-residue succinyltransferase subunit: MSPQSPSNSSTTTEAAEGGKNPASGFGANEWLVDEIYQQYLQDPNSVDRAWWDFFADYKPGGAVAPVKSDGPQKPATTDGASAQAATTVTAAPQVTDAAATGAARAAAPAPTPGASTGSAGAAAAAPASAPVSAPAPAPATPSGAPAVTVTSQAPAAAPAAPAPSSVAPQKAAPATEAPEGPELVTLRGPAAAVAKNMNASLDVPTATSVRAVPVKLLFDNRIVINNHLKRARGGKISFTHLIGYAMVQAIKAMPAMNYSFAEKDGKPTLVKPEHINFGLAIDLVKPNGDRQLVVAGIKKAETLNFFEFWQAYEDIVRRARVGKLTMDDFTGVTVSLTNPGGLGTVHSVPRLMPGQSVIMGVGSMDYPAEFQGTSQDTLNKLGISKVMTLTSTYDHRVIQGAASGEFLRIVANLLLGEDGFYDAVFESLRIPYEPVRWNRDIDASHDDDVTKAARVFELIHSYRVRGHVMADTDPLEYKQRKHPDLDITEHGLTLWDLEREFAVGGFSGKSMMKLRDILGVLRDSYCRTTGVEFMHIQDPKQRRWIQDRIERPHTKPEREEQLRILRRLNAAEAFETFLQTKYVGQKRFSLEGGESVIPLLDAVIDSAAEARLEEVVIGMAHRGRLNVLANIVGKSYAQIFREFEGNLDPKSMHGSGDVKYHLGAEGTFTGLDGEQIKVSLVANPSHLEAVDPVLEGVARAKQDVINKGGTDFTVLPLALHGDAAFAGQGVVAETLNMSQLRGYRTGGTVHVVINNQVGFTAAPESSRSSMYATDVARMIEAPIFHVNGDDPEAVVRVARLAFEFRQAFNKDVVIDLICYRRRGHNESDNPAFTQPLMYDLIDKKRSVRKLYTESLIGRGDITLEEAEQALQDFQGQLEKVFAEVREAATQPAVAAPAAPAPAADFPVAVNTAISQDVVKRIAESQVTIPEGVTVHPRLLPQLQRRAAMIDEGTIDWGMGETLAFGSLLMEGTPVRLSGQDSRRGTFGQRHAVLIDRETGEDYTPLLYLSEDQARYNVYDSLLSEYAAMGFEYGYSLARPDALVLWEAQFGDFVNGAQTVVDEFISSAEQKWGQTSGVTLLLPHGYEGQGPDHSSARPERFLQMCAQDNMTVAMPTLPSNYFHLLRWQVHNPHHKPLIVFTPKSMLRLKAAASKAEEFTNGSFRPVIGDSTVDPNAVRKVVFCAGKVYYDLEAEREKRGITDTAIIRIERLYPLAGAELQAEIAKFPNAAKYIWAQEEPANQGAWPFIALNLIDHLDLAVGADVPAGERLRRISRPHGSSPAVGSAKRHQAEQQLLLNEVFEA, from the coding sequence GTGTCGCCACAGTCCCCCAGTAACTCGAGCACCACGACCGAAGCAGCAGAGGGCGGGAAGAACCCTGCCTCAGGCTTCGGCGCCAATGAGTGGCTCGTCGACGAGATCTATCAGCAGTACCTCCAGGACCCGAATTCGGTCGACCGGGCCTGGTGGGACTTCTTCGCCGACTACAAGCCGGGGGGCGCCGTCGCTCCGGTGAAGTCGGATGGTCCCCAGAAGCCCGCGACGACGGACGGCGCCTCCGCACAGGCCGCCACCACCGTCACCGCGGCGCCGCAGGTCACCGACGCCGCCGCCACGGGGGCGGCGCGCGCCGCAGCCCCTGCCCCGACTCCTGGTGCGAGCACCGGCTCCGCTGGAGCGGCTGCCGCCGCGCCAGCTTCTGCGCCCGTGTCAGCTCCTGCCCCTGCTCCTGCCACCCCCTCTGGTGCCCCTGCTGTGACTGTCACCTCCCAGGCCCCGGCCGCCGCACCGGCCGCGCCCGCCCCCTCCTCCGTAGCCCCCCAGAAGGCCGCGCCCGCCACCGAGGCCCCCGAGGGCCCCGAGCTGGTGACGCTCCGCGGCCCGGCGGCTGCCGTCGCCAAGAACATGAACGCCTCCCTCGACGTGCCGACGGCCACCTCCGTCCGCGCCGTCCCGGTGAAGCTGCTGTTCGACAACCGCATCGTCATCAACAACCACCTCAAGCGCGCCCGGGGCGGGAAGATCTCCTTCACGCACCTGATCGGCTACGCGATGGTGCAGGCGATCAAGGCCATGCCGGCCATGAACTACTCCTTCGCGGAGAAGGACGGCAAGCCGACCCTGGTCAAGCCCGAGCACATCAACTTCGGCCTCGCGATCGACCTGGTGAAGCCCAACGGCGACCGCCAGCTCGTCGTCGCCGGCATCAAGAAGGCCGAGACCCTCAACTTCTTCGAGTTCTGGCAGGCCTACGAGGACATCGTCCGCCGCGCCCGTGTCGGCAAGCTGACGATGGACGACTTCACCGGCGTCACCGTCTCGCTGACCAACCCCGGCGGCCTGGGCACCGTGCACTCCGTGCCCCGCCTGATGCCCGGACAGTCGGTCATCATGGGCGTCGGCTCCATGGACTACCCCGCCGAGTTCCAGGGCACCTCGCAGGACACCCTGAACAAGCTGGGCATCTCCAAGGTCATGACCCTGACCTCGACCTACGACCACCGGGTCATCCAGGGTGCGGCCTCCGGCGAGTTCCTGCGCATCGTCGCGAACCTGCTGCTCGGCGAGGACGGCTTCTACGACGCCGTCTTCGAGTCGCTGCGCATCCCGTACGAGCCCGTCCGCTGGAACCGGGACATCGACGCCTCGCACGACGACGACGTCACGAAGGCCGCCCGCGTCTTCGAGCTGATCCACTCCTACCGGGTCCGCGGCCACGTCATGGCCGACACCGACCCGCTGGAGTACAAGCAGCGCAAGCACCCCGACCTCGACATCACCGAGCACGGCCTCACCCTGTGGGACCTGGAGCGCGAGTTCGCGGTCGGCGGCTTCTCCGGCAAGTCGATGATGAAGCTGCGCGACATCCTCGGCGTCCTGCGCGACTCGTACTGCCGCACCACCGGCGTCGAGTTCATGCACATCCAGGACCCCAAGCAGCGCCGCTGGATCCAGGACCGCATCGAGCGCCCGCACACCAAGCCGGAGCGCGAGGAGCAGCTGCGCATCCTGCGCCGCCTGAACGCTGCGGAGGCCTTCGAGACCTTCCTGCAGACGAAGTACGTCGGCCAGAAGCGCTTCTCCCTGGAGGGCGGCGAGTCCGTCATCCCGCTGCTCGACGCCGTCATCGACTCGGCCGCCGAGGCCCGCCTCGAAGAGGTCGTCATCGGCATGGCCCACCGCGGCCGCCTGAACGTCCTGGCGAACATCGTCGGCAAGTCGTACGCGCAGATCTTCCGCGAGTTCGAGGGCAACCTCGACCCGAAGTCCATGCACGGCTCCGGCGACGTCAAGTACCACCTGGGCGCCGAGGGCACCTTCACCGGCCTGGACGGCGAGCAGATCAAGGTCTCGCTCGTCGCGAACCCCTCGCACCTGGAGGCGGTGGACCCGGTCCTGGAGGGTGTCGCCCGCGCCAAGCAGGACGTCATCAACAAGGGCGGCACGGACTTCACGGTCCTGCCCCTCGCGCTCCACGGCGACGCGGCCTTCGCCGGCCAGGGCGTCGTCGCCGAGACCCTGAACATGTCGCAGCTGCGCGGCTACCGCACCGGCGGCACCGTGCACGTGGTCATCAACAACCAGGTCGGCTTCACCGCCGCCCCGGAGTCCTCGCGTTCCTCGATGTACGCGACCGACGTGGCCCGCATGATCGAGGCGCCGATCTTCCACGTGAACGGTGACGACCCGGAAGCGGTCGTCCGCGTGGCCCGGCTGGCCTTCGAGTTCCGCCAGGCGTTCAACAAGGACGTGGTCATCGACCTCATCTGCTACCGCCGCCGCGGCCACAACGAGTCCGACAACCCGGCCTTCACGCAGCCGCTGATGTACGACCTGATCGACAAGAAGCGCTCGGTGCGCAAGCTCTACACCGAGTCCCTCATCGGTCGCGGCGACATCACGCTGGAAGAGGCCGAGCAGGCGCTCCAGGACTTCCAGGGCCAGCTGGAGAAGGTCTTCGCGGAGGTCCGCGAGGCCGCCACGCAGCCCGCGGTCGCCGCGCCGGCCGCCCCGGCGCCGGCCGCCGACTTCCCGGTCGCCGTGAACACCGCGATCTCCCAGGACGTCGTCAAGCGGATCGCCGAGTCCCAGGTCACCATCCCCGAGGGCGTCACCGTCCACCCGCGCCTGCTGCCGCAGCTGCAGCGCCGCGCGGCGATGATCGACGAGGGCACCATCGACTGGGGCATGGGCGAGACCCTCGCCTTCGGCTCGCTGCTGATGGAGGGCACCCCGGTCCGGCTGTCCGGCCAGGACTCCCGCCGCGGCACCTTCGGCCAGCGCCACGCGGTCCTCATCGACCGGGAGACGGGCGAGGACTACACCCCGCTCCTCTACCTGTCGGAGGACCAGGCCCGCTACAACGTCTACGACTCGCTGCTCTCCGAGTACGCGGCCATGGGCTTCGAGTACGGCTACTCGCTGGCCCGTCCGGACGCGCTGGTCCTGTGGGAGGCCCAGTTCGGTGACTTCGTCAACGGCGCGCAGACCGTCGTCGACGAGTTCATCTCCTCGGCCGAGCAGAAGTGGGGCCAGACCTCCGGCGTCACGCTGCTCCTCCCGCACGGCTACGAGGGCCAGGGCCCGGACCACTCGTCCGCGCGTCCCGAGCGCTTCCTCCAGATGTGCGCCCAGGACAACATGACGGTGGCCATGCCCACCCTCCCCTCCAACTACTTCCACCTGCTGCGCTGGCAGGTCCACAACCCGCACCACAAGCCGCTCATCGTCTTCACCCCGAAGTCGATGCTGCGTCTGAAGGCTGCGGCGTCGAAGGCGGAGGAGTTCACGAACGGTTCGTTCCGTCCGGTCATCGGTGACAGCACCGTCGACCCGAACGCGGTCCGCAAGGTCGTCTTCTGCGCCGGCAAGGTCTACTACGACCTGGAGGCCGAGCGCGAGAAGCGCGGCATCACGGACACCGCGATCATCCGCATCGAGCGGCTGTACCCGCTCGCCGGTGCGGAGCTCCAGGCGGAGATCGCGAAGTTCCCGAACGCGGCCAAGTACATCTGGGCGCAGGAGGAGCCGGCGAACCAGGGTGCGTGGCCGTTCATCGCGCTGAACCTGATCGACCACCTCGACCTGGCGGTCGGCGCGGACGTCCCGGCGGGCGAGCGCCTGCGGCGCATCTCGCGCCCGCACGGCTCGTCCCCGGCGGTGGGCTCCGCGAAGCGCCACCAGGCGGAGCAGCAGCTGCTGCTGAACGAGGTCTTCGAGGCGTAA
- a CDS encoding YdcF family protein, with the protein MTDIQQRITEDQWRRAELIWDYHQMRHDLVPVDVAIGLGSHDLGVAVASADLYRAGLFPVVVFTGGNSPTTRARFPRGEAVHFREHALELGVPDSAIFVEPNAANTGQNIALTRDLLAANGITPKTVLLVSKPYMERRSFATARKLWPEVEVLCASEPLELDDYLKSIGDEKLVLDMLVGDLQRVIEYPKLGFAIAQDVPEDVYDAYESLMRDGFTSRVIRS; encoded by the coding sequence ATGACGGACATCCAGCAGAGGATCACCGAGGACCAGTGGCGGCGGGCCGAGCTGATCTGGGACTACCACCAGATGCGCCACGACCTGGTGCCTGTGGATGTCGCGATCGGACTGGGTAGCCACGACCTCGGAGTTGCCGTGGCCTCTGCCGATCTCTACCGGGCCGGGCTGTTCCCGGTAGTCGTGTTCACCGGAGGCAACAGCCCCACCACCCGGGCTCGTTTCCCACGAGGGGAGGCCGTCCACTTTCGCGAGCACGCCCTCGAACTGGGGGTGCCTGATTCCGCGATCTTCGTCGAGCCGAACGCCGCCAACACCGGTCAGAACATCGCCCTCACGCGCGACCTCCTGGCCGCGAACGGCATCACGCCGAAGACCGTGCTGCTCGTCTCCAAGCCCTATATGGAGAGGCGGTCCTTCGCCACTGCGCGCAAGCTTTGGCCCGAGGTAGAGGTCCTCTGTGCCTCGGAGCCGCTTGAGTTGGACGACTACCTCAAGAGCATTGGTGACGAGAAGCTCGTCCTGGACATGCTCGTGGGTGACCTCCAGCGGGTGATCGAGTATCCGAAGCTCGGGTTCGCCATTGCCCAGGACGTTCCGGAGGACGTGTACGACGCGTACGAGTCCCTCATGCGCGACGGGTTCACCAGCCGAGTCATCCGATCCTGA
- the fxsT gene encoding FxSxx-COOH system tetratricopeptide repeat protein — protein MTTGSRQDREPAAQQPPQPPQPQRFVISFAGFNRPWAVWIAHRLEEHGHRVALQRWDPQNSPGIDQALDDLARSGSRVLLVLSERYFSAGTHTDEQWNTALRAVTDRHPDRFAAVCLTDAPLPSAVAVLEKTDLWGLDAYEAEYRVLRRLELPTDRIGTETGRRGPRFPNDPPEIWGRVPRRNPRFTGRNDVIGTLREALTEAPPGASTVTLLGLSGVGKTQVATEYAYRFASEYDVVWWVPAEDRPTLRERLADLAPALGLPRGAGSYGEQIRAVLEALRRGNPYGRWLMVFDGCDNPDDLIDLLPSGGGDVIITSRNREWAARHTSLVEVPLYARPESITFIRRRALRLTADEADQLAEALEDYPLALDQTAGWLADSPLPVGDYLVLLQHRMDSREAVTVSEDYPLPFPTALAILLNNVRENFPDALALLRLFVFFAPGPVPLRLLREFPADDVPEQLAGLINDQIRWNAALNKLVQFSVVRLEYSDLAVEEGGGGLETVQLHRMVHGIVRDDLSEDEAEPLARAVRQVLAAADPGRPSDSRLWPRYAELIPHLATSGVLTSSNPRIQNFLLHCLRYLILAGEYRTCLRLSEETDLIWRALLGEDHPKVRELSYHYGGALRNLGLFRRAETLTRARAAELTEERGDRDLETLRATSSYGGVLLCIARFEPAREIFEHCLATYRELLGEDDSTTLAAQNNLAATYRLLGRYQDAYDLDLDTLRRRERVLRTHHISTLSSGIACAMGLRLMGRYHEAQTRQEQGVKINTQVLGLEHPQTLRAEHNLGMCLRRSGDIPGAGLRLRTVWERATRVFGVDYPWTLMVASDYATYLREYGDIGEARRISEDVVRGYQSQLGLAHPYSIGTVGNLGLVLRAQGERAAALSLAEQALVGMRGALGDRHPWTLGCALNATGHRNITGRLEDALDLSRDTLRTAERVLGPDHPMALSAQIALAADLRSVREYEEAAKHEDAGIKGLTRTLGPQHVHTISAKQQTRPYWDFEPQP, from the coding sequence ATGACCACCGGTAGTCGCCAGGACCGTGAACCGGCGGCGCAGCAGCCGCCCCAGCCGCCCCAGCCGCAGCGATTCGTCATCAGCTTCGCGGGATTCAACCGCCCCTGGGCGGTGTGGATCGCGCACCGCCTGGAGGAGCACGGCCACCGCGTCGCCCTCCAGCGCTGGGACCCGCAGAACAGCCCCGGCATCGACCAGGCCCTCGATGACCTGGCCCGGTCCGGCAGCCGGGTCCTCCTCGTCCTCAGCGAGCGCTACTTCTCCGCCGGCACCCACACCGACGAGCAGTGGAACACCGCCCTGCGCGCCGTCACCGATCGGCATCCCGACCGGTTCGCGGCGGTCTGCCTCACCGACGCCCCGCTGCCCAGCGCCGTCGCCGTGCTGGAGAAGACCGACCTGTGGGGCCTGGACGCGTACGAGGCCGAGTACCGCGTGCTGCGGCGCCTGGAGCTGCCCACCGACCGGATCGGCACCGAGACCGGCCGCCGCGGGCCGCGCTTCCCCAACGACCCGCCGGAGATCTGGGGCCGCGTCCCGCGCCGCAACCCGCGCTTCACCGGCCGCAACGACGTCATCGGCACCCTGCGCGAGGCGCTGACCGAGGCCCCGCCCGGCGCGTCCACCGTCACCCTCCTCGGGCTCTCCGGCGTCGGCAAGACCCAGGTCGCCACCGAGTACGCCTACCGCTTCGCCTCCGAGTACGACGTGGTGTGGTGGGTCCCCGCCGAGGACCGGCCCACCCTGCGCGAACGCCTCGCCGACCTGGCCCCCGCGCTCGGGCTGCCGCGCGGGGCGGGCAGCTACGGCGAACAGATCCGGGCCGTCCTCGAAGCGCTGCGGCGCGGGAACCCGTACGGCCGCTGGCTGATGGTCTTCGACGGCTGCGACAACCCCGACGACCTGATCGACCTGCTGCCCTCCGGCGGGGGCGACGTCATCATCACCTCGCGCAACCGGGAGTGGGCCGCCCGGCACACCAGCCTCGTCGAAGTCCCCCTGTACGCCCGCCCCGAGTCGATCACCTTCATCCGCCGCCGGGCCCTGCGCCTGACCGCCGACGAGGCCGACCAGCTCGCCGAGGCCCTGGAGGACTACCCGCTCGCCCTCGACCAGACCGCCGGCTGGCTCGCCGACTCCCCGCTGCCGGTCGGCGACTACCTCGTCCTGCTCCAGCACCGGATGGACTCCCGCGAGGCCGTCACGGTCTCCGAGGACTACCCCCTGCCCTTCCCCACCGCCCTCGCCATACTGCTCAACAACGTCCGGGAGAACTTCCCCGACGCCCTCGCCCTGCTCCGGCTGTTCGTCTTCTTCGCCCCCGGCCCGGTGCCGCTGCGCCTGCTGCGCGAGTTCCCCGCCGACGACGTGCCCGAACAGCTCGCCGGGCTGATCAACGACCAGATCCGGTGGAACGCCGCCCTCAACAAACTCGTGCAGTTCTCCGTCGTCCGGCTGGAGTACTCCGACCTGGCCGTGGAGGAGGGCGGCGGCGGGCTGGAGACCGTACAGCTGCACCGCATGGTCCACGGCATCGTCCGCGACGACCTTTCCGAGGACGAGGCCGAACCGCTGGCACGCGCCGTGCGCCAGGTCCTCGCCGCCGCCGACCCGGGCCGGCCCTCCGACTCCCGCCTGTGGCCCCGGTACGCCGAACTCATCCCGCACCTGGCCACCTCCGGGGTGCTCACCAGCAGCAACCCGCGCATCCAGAACTTCCTGCTGCACTGCCTGCGCTACCTGATCCTCGCCGGGGAGTACCGCACGTGCCTGCGGCTCTCCGAGGAGACCGACCTGATCTGGCGCGCCCTGCTCGGCGAGGACCACCCCAAGGTCCGCGAACTCAGCTACCACTACGGCGGAGCCCTGCGCAACCTCGGCCTGTTCCGGCGCGCCGAGACCCTCACGCGCGCCCGTGCCGCCGAGCTCACCGAGGAACGCGGCGACCGCGACCTGGAAACCCTGCGCGCGACCAGCTCGTACGGCGGGGTCCTGCTGTGCATCGCCCGCTTCGAGCCGGCCCGCGAGATCTTCGAGCACTGCCTGGCCACCTACCGCGAACTGCTCGGCGAGGACGACTCCACCACCCTCGCCGCCCAGAACAACCTCGCCGCCACCTACCGCCTCCTCGGCCGCTACCAGGACGCCTACGACCTGGACCTGGACACCCTGCGCCGCCGCGAACGGGTCCTCAGAACCCACCACATCTCCACCCTGTCCTCCGGGATCGCCTGCGCCATGGGACTGCGGCTGATGGGCCGCTACCACGAGGCCCAGACCCGGCAGGAACAGGGCGTGAAGATCAACACGCAGGTGCTGGGCCTAGAACACCCCCAGACCCTGCGCGCCGAGCACAACCTCGGGATGTGCCTGCGCCGCTCCGGGGACATCCCCGGCGCGGGCCTGCGGCTGCGGACCGTGTGGGAGCGGGCCACCCGCGTCTTCGGCGTCGACTACCCGTGGACCCTGATGGTCGCCTCCGACTACGCCACCTACCTCAGGGAGTACGGGGACATCGGCGAGGCCCGCCGGATCTCCGAGGACGTGGTCCGCGGCTACCAGTCCCAGCTCGGCCTCGCCCACCCGTACAGCATCGGCACGGTCGGCAACCTCGGCCTCGTGCTGCGCGCCCAGGGGGAGCGCGCGGCGGCCCTCTCGCTGGCGGAGCAGGCGCTGGTGGGCATGCGGGGCGCGCTCGGCGACCGGCACCCCTGGACGCTGGGCTGCGCGCTGAACGCCACCGGGCACCGCAACATCACGGGGCGGCTGGAGGACGCGCTGGACCTGAGCCGGGACACGCTGCGCACGGCCGAGCGGGTCCTGGGCCCGGACCACCCGATGGCCCTGAGCGCCCAGATCGCCCTGGCCGCGGACCTCCGGTCGGTACGGGAGTACGAGGAGGCGGCGAAACACGAGGACGCGGGCATCAAGGGCCTGACCCGCACCCTGGGCCCGCAACACGTCCACACGATCTCGGCGAAGCAACAGACCAGGCCGTACTGGGACTTCGAGCCGCAGCCGTAG
- a CDS encoding helix-turn-helix domain-containing protein, with translation MAAVQRWTGLEARALRLALRMSVRSFACHLGVGIRTISKWEKLLAATEPRQDTQAILDTALARADAATHLRFETFLSEADRVPSAVRVGRGASRGSLAWEYESWTDDLDRAAVALSRQDFGFVDSLIRRWLGRFQPTALDERGLYLFARSTALLGDLRRDQGSVLGPLSAQPAYASARSLFGQLDIPRRVAQIDLSLAVVAEMSGRLESAARRYESLAVDDRLSHRDRARARLWVGTALSKDGNHSYASRVMLAATREFEELAEPEDWSVAHQKLALAHRGAGDLTNALHFIGVARRTATTDSPMQRVRLETAYGHILLSDPATRDDGLAILDKAAGLAGQFGLSHQLASIEGIKAMREKVV, from the coding sequence GTGGCGGCAGTGCAACGTTGGACGGGGCTGGAGGCGCGCGCCCTGCGACTTGCCCTGCGGATGAGCGTTCGATCGTTTGCGTGTCATCTGGGTGTCGGCATCCGGACGATCTCCAAGTGGGAAAAGCTCCTTGCTGCGACCGAGCCCCGCCAAGACACCCAGGCGATCTTGGACACCGCGCTGGCCCGCGCGGACGCGGCCACCCATCTCCGCTTCGAGACCTTTCTGTCCGAAGCCGATCGGGTCCCGTCCGCTGTCAGAGTCGGTCGGGGCGCCTCCCGTGGGTCGTTGGCCTGGGAATACGAGTCGTGGACCGACGATCTCGACCGCGCCGCCGTAGCCCTCTCCCGGCAAGACTTCGGGTTCGTGGACAGCCTGATCCGCCGATGGCTCGGACGTTTCCAGCCGACTGCTCTGGACGAACGGGGCCTGTATCTCTTCGCGCGCTCAACCGCCCTGCTCGGGGATCTGCGGCGGGACCAGGGTTCTGTGCTCGGCCCGTTGTCGGCCCAGCCGGCCTATGCGTCGGCGAGGTCCCTCTTCGGACAGTTGGACATCCCTCGCCGCGTCGCCCAGATCGATCTGTCCCTCGCGGTGGTCGCGGAGATGTCGGGCAGGTTGGAGAGTGCAGCCCGGCGGTACGAGTCGTTAGCGGTCGATGACCGGTTGTCCCACCGTGACCGGGCCCGGGCCCGGCTGTGGGTGGGGACGGCATTGAGCAAGGACGGAAACCACAGCTATGCCTCCCGCGTCATGCTCGCCGCGACCCGGGAGTTCGAGGAACTTGCCGAACCCGAGGACTGGTCGGTCGCCCACCAGAAACTCGCACTGGCTCACCGCGGGGCCGGCGATCTCACCAATGCCCTGCACTTCATCGGCGTTGCGCGAAGGACCGCGACCACCGACTCGCCCATGCAACGGGTCCGCCTGGAAACCGCCTACGGTCACATCCTGCTGTCCGATCCCGCCACCCGCGATGATGGGTTGGCCATCCTCGACAAGGCCGCCGGCTTGGCCGGACAGTTCGGGCTCAGCCATCAGCTGGCCAGCATCGAGGGCATCAAGGCCATGAGGGAGAAGGTCGTATGA
- a CDS encoding HAD family hydrolase, translating into MIRTVVLDIGETLTRDDRYWAAWADWLGVPRHTLSALVGAVVVDGRDNADAIRLLRPGIDIAAEYAAREAAGRGERLEENDLYEDVRPALTALRATGVRVVVAGNQSPRAGDLLRALDLPADLVVTSGEWGVSKPARAFFDQVLAVSGSSADETLYVGDHPANDIHPARAAGLRTAHIRRGPWGHWWADAPEVRAAADWSIDSLTELPYIVRQ; encoded by the coding sequence ATGATTCGGACCGTCGTTCTGGACATCGGTGAGACCCTCACCCGAGACGATCGCTACTGGGCGGCATGGGCGGACTGGCTCGGCGTGCCCCGGCACACCCTTTCCGCGCTGGTGGGAGCCGTGGTCGTGGACGGCCGGGACAATGCGGACGCGATCCGCCTCCTGCGCCCGGGCATCGACATCGCCGCCGAGTACGCCGCCCGCGAGGCCGCGGGACGCGGCGAACGGCTCGAAGAGAACGACCTCTACGAGGACGTCCGTCCGGCCCTGACAGCACTCCGGGCCACCGGGGTACGGGTGGTCGTCGCGGGCAACCAGAGCCCACGGGCCGGTGACCTGCTGCGCGCGCTGGACCTACCCGCGGACCTCGTCGTCACATCGGGCGAGTGGGGCGTTTCCAAGCCTGCGCGCGCCTTCTTCGACCAGGTGCTGGCGGTGTCCGGCAGCTCCGCCGACGAAACCCTGTACGTGGGCGACCACCCGGCCAACGACATCCACCCGGCGAGAGCCGCAGGCCTGCGCACGGCCCACATCCGACGTGGCCCCTGGGGTCACTGGTGGGCAGACGCCCCAGAGGTCCGGGCCGCCGCAGACTGGTCGATCGACTCCCTCACCGAACTGCCGTACATCGTCCGCCAGTAG